Proteins encoded in a region of the Streptococcus sanguinis genome:
- a CDS encoding PH domain-containing protein: protein MGLFSGLLGNASQKDIEKTERQLEDILTSTENVELAFSLIRDLIVFTDKRLILVDKQGMTGKKTSYKSFPYRSISRFSVETAGHFDLDAELKIWVSSAQEPAEVLQFTSDRSVIAIQKALAEAVLR, encoded by the coding sequence ATGGGATTATTCAGCGGTTTATTAGGCAATGCCTCTCAGAAAGATATTGAAAAAACGGAAAGACAATTGGAGGATATTCTGACATCAACAGAGAATGTGGAACTAGCTTTTAGCCTCATTCGTGACTTGATTGTCTTCACAGATAAGCGCTTAATCTTGGTCGACAAGCAGGGAATGACTGGCAAAAAGACTTCTTATAAGTCTTTTCCTTATCGCTCGATCAGTCGCTTCTCAGTAGAAACAGCCGGGCATTTCGACTTAGATGCCGAGCTGAAAATCTGGGTTTCCAGCGCTCAAGAGCCGGCAGAAGTCCTGCAATTTACCAGCGATCGCAGCGTCATCGCCATTCAAAAAGCCTTAGCGGAAGCAGTGTTAAGATAG
- a CDS encoding DUF1307 domain-containing protein codes for MKKILLACACLLTLTACSMPNQNKQENKPKQNQSQNKAKEEKTERKTFSYNIPNGYSNKIVVYYQKNKILAFDFMAGKPTQEDEQNKSTEEINNIYQEELKTGDFYDKFSKLDGVTVEVKVSADRKTVEQIAHFDLSKANEKQVMAALGETSEDNLFKKLKEKPEDFFSYLLSQGFTEE; via the coding sequence GTGAAGAAAATTCTCTTAGCCTGTGCTTGTCTGCTGACCCTGACTGCCTGCAGTATGCCTAATCAGAATAAGCAAGAAAACAAACCCAAACAAAATCAGAGTCAAAACAAAGCTAAAGAAGAAAAGACTGAAAGAAAGACTTTTTCTTACAATATTCCTAACGGTTACAGTAATAAAATTGTTGTTTATTATCAGAAAAATAAGATTCTAGCCTTCGATTTTATGGCTGGTAAACCAACACAAGAGGACGAGCAAAACAAGAGTACTGAAGAAATCAACAACATTTATCAAGAAGAATTGAAAACTGGTGATTTTTATGATAAATTTAGCAAGTTAGACGGAGTCACAGTTGAAGTCAAAGTTTCAGCAGACAGGAAAACTGTTGAACAAATTGCCCACTTTGACCTCAGCAAAGCAAATGAAAAACAAGTGATGGCTGCTTTAGGAGAAACATCTGAAGACAATCTGTTCAAAAAGCTTAAGGAAAAGCCCGAAGATTTCTTCTCTTATCTGCTATCTCAAGGATTCACAGAAGAATAA
- a CDS encoding PolC-type DNA polymerase III gives MSNKFEILMHQLDMPLEMRNSEAFLNAEIEKVLVHKVSRVWEFHFSFKNILPIEIFRELQKRLAQEFSKTGNQAVFEIHCEAPQVSDELLQAYYQLAFEEGPCASHGFKSLYQDLRVHLDGDKLLIEGASTIDTEHFRKNHLPNLSQQLVKYGFPQLTCLVQHSDELTQQQAENFQAENDKIVQAANEEALKAMESLQQMAPPPEEKPAYDFQARKAAAKPKLDKAEITPMIEVQTEENRLVFEGMVFDLEQKVTRTGRVLLNFKMTDYTSSFSLQKWMKNEEEAKKFDMIKKGAWLRVRGNVEMNNFTRDLTMNVQDVQAVTHYERKDLMPEGQKRVEFHAHTNMSTMDALPEVEEIVATAAKWGHKAVAITDHGNVQSFPHGYKAAKKAGIQLIYGMEANIVEDRVPIVYNEVDMALGDATYVVFDVETTGLSAVYNDLIQVAASKMHKGNIIAEFDEFINPGHPLSAFTTDLTGITDEHVRNAKPLEQVLKEFQEFCQDSVLVAHNATFDVGFMNVNYERHNLPKITQPVIDTLEFARNLYPEYKRHGLGPLTKRFQIALEHHHMANYDAEATGRLLFIFIKDVAEKHGVTNLKDLNTDLVDENSYKKARVKHATIYVKNQTGLKNIFKLVSLSNTKYFEGVPRIPRTVLDTHREGLILGSACSEGEVYDAVVSQGVDAAVEVAKYYDFIEVMPPAIYEPLIAKEQIKDQEELQTIIRNLIEVGDRLGKPVLATGNVHYIEPEEEIYREIIVRSLGQGAMINRTIGHGENAQPAPLPKAHFRTTNEMLDEFAFLGEDLAKKLVITNPNQLAETFEPVEVVKGDLYTPFIDKAEETVAELTYQKAFEIYGNPLPDIVDLRIEKELTSILGNGFAVIYLASQMLVQRSNERGYLVGSRGSVGSSFVATMIGITEVNPLSPHYVCGKCQYSEFITDGSYGSGFDMPDKDCPECGHKLSKNGQDIPFETFLGFDGDKVPDIDLNFSGEDQPSAHLDVRDIFGAEYAFRAGTVGTVAAKTAYGFVKGYERDYGKFYRDAEVERLAQGAAGVKRTTGQHPGGIVVIPNYMDVYDFTPVQYPADDVTAEWQTTHFNFHDIDENVLKLDVLGHDDPTMIRKLQDLSGIDPNDIPMDDAGVMALFSGTDILGVTQEQIGTPTGMLGIPEFGTNFVRGMVDETHPTTFAELLQLSGLSHGTDVWLGNAQDLIKQGIADLSTVIGCRDDIMVYLMHKGLDPKMAFTIMERVRKGLWLKISEEERNGYIAAMKENNVPEWYIESCGKIKYMFPKAHAAAYVMMALRVAYFKVHHPIYYYCAYFSIRAKAFDIKTMSGGLDVVKRRMNEIAEKRKNNEASNVEIDLYTTLEIVNEMLERGFKFGKLDLYKSHATEFLIEGDTLIPPFSAMDGLGDNVARQVVRAREEGEFLSKTELRKRGGLSSTLVEKMDDMGILGNMPEDNQLSLFDEFF, from the coding sequence ATGTCAAACAAGTTTGAAATTTTAATGCATCAGCTGGATATGCCACTGGAAATGAGAAATTCAGAGGCCTTTTTGAATGCAGAAATTGAGAAGGTTCTGGTCCACAAGGTCAGTCGGGTCTGGGAGTTTCATTTTTCTTTTAAGAATATTCTGCCCATTGAGATTTTTCGGGAATTGCAGAAGCGCCTAGCTCAAGAGTTTTCTAAGACGGGCAATCAAGCTGTTTTTGAAATTCACTGTGAGGCCCCTCAGGTATCGGATGAACTCTTGCAGGCTTATTACCAGCTGGCCTTTGAGGAGGGGCCTTGTGCCAGTCATGGCTTCAAGAGCCTGTATCAGGATTTGCGGGTTCATTTGGATGGAGACAAGCTGCTGATTGAGGGGGCTTCGACCATTGATACGGAGCATTTTCGCAAGAATCACCTGCCCAATCTCAGCCAGCAGCTGGTCAAGTACGGTTTTCCTCAACTGACCTGTCTGGTTCAGCACAGCGATGAGCTGACCCAGCAGCAAGCAGAGAATTTCCAGGCGGAGAATGACAAGATTGTTCAGGCGGCTAATGAAGAAGCGCTCAAAGCCATGGAATCCCTGCAGCAGATGGCACCGCCGCCAGAGGAAAAGCCAGCCTATGACTTCCAAGCTCGCAAGGCTGCGGCTAAACCAAAGCTGGACAAGGCAGAGATTACCCCGATGATTGAAGTTCAGACTGAGGAAAACCGTCTGGTCTTTGAGGGAATGGTCTTTGATCTGGAACAGAAAGTTACTCGGACTGGCCGGGTCTTGCTCAATTTCAAAATGACAGACTACACTTCCAGCTTCTCCTTGCAGAAATGGATGAAAAACGAAGAAGAAGCCAAGAAGTTTGACATGATTAAGAAAGGCGCCTGGCTGCGCGTGCGGGGAAATGTGGAGATGAACAATTTCACCCGCGACCTGACCATGAATGTGCAGGATGTGCAGGCCGTCACCCACTATGAGCGCAAGGACTTGATGCCTGAGGGCCAGAAGCGGGTTGAATTTCATGCCCATACCAATATGTCTACGATGGACGCCCTGCCTGAGGTAGAGGAAATCGTTGCAACGGCAGCCAAGTGGGGCCACAAGGCTGTCGCCATTACTGACCATGGCAATGTGCAGAGCTTTCCCCATGGCTACAAGGCTGCCAAGAAAGCTGGTATCCAGCTGATTTACGGTATGGAGGCCAATATTGTAGAAGATCGAGTGCCTATTGTTTATAATGAAGTGGACATGGCGCTGGGCGATGCGACCTATGTAGTCTTTGACGTGGAGACGACGGGACTTTCAGCTGTTTACAATGACTTGATTCAGGTCGCAGCCAGTAAGATGCACAAGGGCAATATCATCGCTGAGTTTGATGAGTTTATCAATCCGGGTCATCCTCTGTCGGCCTTTACGACGGATCTGACCGGGATTACAGATGAGCATGTCCGCAATGCCAAACCGCTAGAGCAGGTGCTGAAAGAATTTCAGGAATTTTGCCAGGACAGTGTCCTCGTTGCCCATAATGCCACCTTTGACGTGGGTTTTATGAATGTCAACTATGAGCGTCATAATTTGCCGAAAATTACTCAGCCGGTCATTGACACATTAGAATTTGCCCGCAACCTCTATCCAGAGTACAAGCGCCATGGTCTGGGGCCTTTGACCAAGCGTTTCCAGATTGCTCTGGAGCACCACCACATGGCCAACTATGACGCGGAAGCGACGGGCCGTCTCCTCTTTATCTTTATCAAGGATGTGGCTGAAAAGCATGGTGTGACCAATCTCAAGGATCTCAATACGGATCTGGTCGATGAGAATTCCTATAAGAAAGCTCGGGTCAAGCATGCGACTATTTATGTGAAAAATCAGACGGGACTAAAAAATATTTTCAAGTTAGTCAGTCTGTCTAATACCAAATATTTTGAAGGCGTACCGCGGATTCCACGGACCGTGCTGGATACCCATCGTGAAGGCTTGATTCTAGGTTCAGCATGTTCAGAAGGCGAAGTCTATGATGCTGTTGTCTCTCAGGGAGTGGATGCGGCTGTCGAAGTAGCCAAGTATTATGACTTTATCGAGGTCATGCCGCCGGCTATCTATGAGCCACTGATTGCCAAGGAGCAAATCAAAGACCAGGAAGAACTGCAGACTATTATTCGCAATCTGATTGAGGTCGGAGACCGCTTGGGCAAGCCTGTCCTTGCGACGGGGAACGTCCACTATATCGAGCCGGAAGAAGAGATCTACCGTGAGATTATCGTCCGGAGTCTCGGTCAGGGAGCCATGATTAACCGGACTATTGGTCACGGTGAAAATGCCCAGCCGGCTCCTCTTCCTAAGGCTCACTTCCGGACCACCAATGAGATGCTGGACGAGTTTGCCTTTTTGGGTGAGGACTTGGCTAAGAAACTGGTCATTACCAATCCGAATCAGCTGGCGGAAACCTTTGAGCCGGTAGAAGTGGTCAAGGGCGACCTCTATACACCTTTCATTGACAAGGCTGAGGAGACGGTTGCCGAGTTGACCTATCAAAAGGCCTTTGAGATTTATGGCAATCCGCTGCCTGATATCGTGGACTTGCGGATTGAAAAAGAGTTGACCTCCATCTTGGGGAATGGCTTTGCCGTGATTTATCTGGCTTCGCAGATGCTAGTGCAACGATCCAATGAGCGGGGCTATCTGGTAGGTTCACGGGGGTCAGTTGGATCCAGCTTTGTCGCGACCATGATTGGGATTACCGAGGTTAATCCTCTGTCGCCTCACTATGTCTGTGGCAAATGCCAATACAGCGAGTTCATCACAGACGGCTCCTATGGTTCTGGCTTTGATATGCCTGATAAGGACTGTCCAGAGTGCGGCCACAAGCTGAGCAAGAACGGTCAGGATATTCCATTTGAGACCTTCCTTGGATTTGACGGGGACAAGGTACCCGATATTGACTTGAACTTCTCCGGAGAGGATCAGCCGAGCGCCCATTTGGACGTGCGGGATATCTTTGGTGCGGAGTATGCCTTTCGGGCTGGAACCGTTGGTACCGTTGCGGCTAAGACGGCCTATGGATTTGTCAAGGGCTATGAGCGCGACTACGGGAAGTTCTATCGGGACGCCGAAGTTGAGCGTCTGGCGCAGGGAGCTGCCGGAGTCAAGCGGACGACTGGACAACACCCGGGCGGAATCGTTGTTATCCCTAACTACATGGATGTTTATGACTTTACACCGGTCCAATATCCAGCTGATGATGTGACGGCTGAGTGGCAGACCACCCACTTCAACTTCCACGATATCGATGAAAATGTCCTCAAGCTAGACGTTCTGGGACACGATGATCCGACCATGATTCGGAAGCTTCAAGACTTGTCTGGCATTGATCCAAATGATATTCCTATGGATGATGCTGGCGTCATGGCCCTCTTTTCTGGGACAGACATTCTGGGTGTGACTCAGGAGCAAATCGGCACGCCGACTGGTATGCTGGGGATTCCGGAGTTTGGGACCAATTTTGTACGAGGTATGGTTGATGAGACCCATCCGACGACATTTGCCGAGCTCTTACAGCTATCTGGTCTCTCTCATGGTACGGACGTTTGGCTAGGCAATGCTCAGGACTTGATCAAGCAAGGGATTGCCGACCTGTCCACCGTTATCGGTTGTCGGGACGACATCATGGTTTACCTCATGCACAAGGGCTTGGATCCTAAGATGGCCTTTACGATTATGGAGCGCGTGCGGAAGGGCCTTTGGCTGAAAATTTCTGAAGAAGAGCGCAATGGCTACATCGCAGCCATGAAGGAAAACAATGTGCCAGAATGGTACATCGAGTCCTGTGGAAAAATCAAGTACATGTTCCCCAAGGCCCATGCGGCAGCCTATGTTATGATGGCCCTGCGAGTGGCCTACTTCAAGGTGCATCATCCGATATATTACTACTGTGCTTATTTCTCCATCCGGGCTAAGGCCTTTGATATCAAGACCATGAGTGGCGGACTTGATGTCGTCAAACGCCGGATGAACGAAATCGCTGAGAAGCGTAAGAACAACGAAGCCTCCAATGTAGAAATTGACCTTTATACGACTCTGGAAATCGTCAATGAAATGCTGGAGCGGGGCTTCAAGTTCGGGAAGCTAGATCTCTACAAGAGCCACGCGACTGAGTTTCTCATCGAAGGGGACACCCTTATCCCACCATTCTCTGCTATGGACGGTCTGGGTGACAACGTTGCCCGCCAAGTGGTCAGAGCGCGGGAAGAAGGCGAATTCCTCTCTAAGACAGAGCTCCGCAAACGTGGCGGCCTATCTAGCACCCTAGTCGAAAAAATGGACGACATGGGTATTCTAGGAAATATGCCCGAGGATAACCAGTTGAGTCTGTTTGATGAGTTTTTTTAA